The genomic stretch AGCCTTGGATACACAGGAAAAGCATGAACTGAAATATTTGAAGCTTGAACGTGTTTCCTAGCTGTAATCTTAATTTATGAGAATAGCATTTTGAATCTTACAATCATCCCAGGTAGGTTATATTCAATTTCCTagataataaattgtatttattagtgAATCAACATTCTTCATGTtcactgtaaaataaatctgaaagGTTCACTTTCCTGTTTTTCACCTTTTCGCAGAAGGTATGATTATACTGCTTAGAAATATAAGGGGGATATTTGGGGATGATACTATTTTTCTTCAAGGAGATTATTTGaatgcatttgtttaaaaaaatttaacaatgTCAATATTGgtatcccatattttaatcagaaATACGCCAACGTATAAATATTAAGAATAGTAGGGATGCTATCTGGGGAATCATTTCTGAAAGAATTTTGCTGCAATATTTTTGGTGGAATAATTTTTTGCCATACAGCACATATAGAAGgttgtatatttttgtagatTATATTGTAATAAGCTATACTGTAGATCTATAAAAGGTTTTCTGCACCAAGAATCTGAATGAGATGAACATTCATCCCTCCTGTGAGTACAGTCcttaaacagaaaaataaataaataaataaaacccccAGAAAACAGCAAAAATGCATGAATATCTAATCCAAGAACCTTAATACGCACCACctagcaaaacaaaataatgtatatatttaaaaaaaaaaaattaaaaaaaaattaaaaattaaaaaaaacagctccgCATTCAGTCCGATTAGAGAAACGCACGGACACGCGCGTTTGTTCCTGAGAACGCACACCGGATGCTGCgtactatcatcatcatcatcatcaccagcggCGGGAGTGATGATACGGGTGAAAGGCGATATATCTCTCGCACCGCGCAGGATGGTCTTTGTGGGCCCTGAGCTCCATTGTGTCCTTCTCTCTGCGTGTCGTGCAGCTCCTGTGCGGCGCTATGTTTCCGCGTTCCCAAAGCGCGCTCATGTCTGCTCTACTGATCCATCCCTACAGCAAACCGGTTTCACCTGATTCTCCGCTCCGCTGGCTGCCACAGCGCTGACTgcactaaaaaaaaagggagagggaaaaaaaaaaacctcaagaaGACGAAGGGACATATTTACAGCACTATAGCGATCCTATATGAAGAAGAAGGACGCGCGGGCTCTGTGGTCGTGAACGCGCCAGGCTGCGGGTTATTGTGTTCGCTAGACCGGGGTGAGGTGAAGTGGAGTGGATTGGAGAAGTGGAGAGGGGGGTGGAGGGGGGGTGGAGGTAATAGGTAGGAAAGACTGCAAAGAGGGGGGGAATGGAGGTGTGCTGCCGTGCGTGCATGCCCTGTCTGAGCCCCTTGTGGAACAGGATATGGCCTGAGCTGCGCTACCCGAGTGTCACTCCGGCGGCGGAGATCCGCACCGTGTCGGGGGAACTCCGCGTGCCGCAGCCTAAGAGGCGGCCGGCGCAGCTTTACGCCGCGCTGTACGACTTCGAAGCCCGCAGCGAGGAGGAGCTGTCGGTCAAAGAGGGAGACAAGCTGTCGGTCATCGAAAAGCGAGGCAATTACGTGCTGGCCAAAAAACTCACGGGCAGCCTCGAGTCCGGCCTGCTCCCTGCCAACTACATCGCCATGCTGCAGGACGAATTCGCTAAATACAAGTAAGTGAGTGTAAATGTTGCAGGATGGAGACTGGAGCGCTTTTGTTACCCCTAGTGCTCAAACTGAACCTGCTCACTGGAAATATAGAGTGTTTTCATTTTCCCCAAAGAAtgaacatctatctatctatctatctatctatctatctatctatctatctatctatctatctgtctgtctgtctgtctgtctgtctgtctgtctgtctgtctgtctgtctgtctgtctgtctgttcatttttgtttgtgtagcttttaacaatggacattgtctcaaagcagtcaGTACAGTGATAGAGAGGTTATAACGTATaaatctatctttctatctgtctgtctggctgtttGCTTGGTTGAAttcgttttctttctttctttccttccttcttttttaaatttttttaattttttaattttatattctcATGTTTTGAGGTTAGAGCATTGTTTTTCCATACAAAGAGCTGAATTAGGCCTTGATCAGATTGATCACTATTTACTCGACGACAAAACATTCAATACAGCCGAGGAACACTTTCACCGCTCAGCTACagccttatgctttcctgccaTTTGAACAGCCACTTCATGAATGTGCTTCGTTTGCCTGGTTATCTTGAGCAGAACAATGGAATGTAGATGCAGAAGTCAGGTAGACTGATATGacaaacaaacatgcacacacctgAAACCTGTAACAATTACAGTGAAACCATGCAacgtcaccacacacacaccgcatgTGACCTCACCCATGCTTACTCTGCTGTTATGGTTCCCAGGCTTTGTTTGACCTGAAAACTGTGCTGGTATAAGCACAATAAAAATTCCCCTCTGCATAAGAGCTCGAGCAGATAATAAGCATAGCACATTagatataaagtataaaatatacacattattatacgACAAGCTACAATATATTAAAGTATTGAAGTAAAGAAGAAGACGTATAATATGCTTGGCGACAGGCAACAGGAAATAATGAGAcgtaatacaataatataaagaaccaattatttataatatgttGTGTCTATTTAATGaacatattataaataatgtaatttatgtcATTAAatattgtgatgtgtgtgtgtgtgtgtgtgtgtgtgtgtgtgtgtgtgttagatggtACTATGGGAACATAAACAGACAGAAAGCTGAGAAGCTGCTTTTGGCACCCCAAAATAAAGTCGGTTCGTTCCTGGTTCGAATCAGTGAAAGTCACAGTGATGAATACACCATCTCAGGTGAGACTCCAGTAATGATGAGCCTTTAACCATCTCTTCTTACTGCCTTGCATGCTCTCGTTTGCTTTGTGGAGTGATGATGCTTTATTGTGAGTAATGTCTCCAATGTCTTTTACGTTATTTatgtctttctcttctttttgctccttcgcgttttttttttttgctcacgaACAACACCCTGCTTCATTGTTTACCATATAATCCACCCaccaatacattttcttttccccctGTATGCATTTTTTCTATACCTTATTGGTCAGCTTGCATCTCTTACTTACTGAGTCAGCAGTTCTGTTTCCGTGTTGCAGGGCTGCAGAGTATGTGCTACATTTCTCATTACCATCCTCATGGCACAGATGCCTTAcatgaaagaataataaaaaaagatttctttaaagaaatgtGATCTCTCTATTGTGATCTGCTTTATAGTGAGATCTTTAATCAGGTGCTCTTCATGGCACGCAATACCTCGTTAATTCTTACACTTCTTCCagtagtgttgtgttgtagctatCTTATGTAGTCCAACAGAAACCATTTACACAGCTTTTGACAGATTGTATTACTTGTTTCACAGCCAGGAGTGAAACCACTGTCTTCCATTTCCGTATCCATCGGTCTTCGGTCGGTGCTTACTTTGTGTCGGATAAGATCTCCTTTGCCACTTTGGATGAGCTTATCAGATATTATCAGAACAACCCCAGGAGCCTGGGATGCCCTCTGGACCAACCGTGTGTACAGCAAGTAAGATATTCCCATGATTACTCACACAGCAAATTTCTGAGGCGTTGTAGTGAATATACATTATTAGAAAGAAAGTTTCAGACTTGCAGGATACTAGATGATTTTCATAGAGCCCCATTTGGCAGGATCTACCAAGTGCAATGTTATAaagctccaaaaaaaaatcattattaaaaaaaccttaaaggaacccaggtttttttttttttaagtttacatactgatttttttatgtggctatcgaatagatttttaaaaacaaaatcattttatatatttatagcacCGATGCTCAAGTCACCGCTAAAAATGAATCATATACCGTCACACACCATTCCTTTTGTTGGCGTTGGGCTTCGACGTGACTCCACACTCTTCTCCTTCCTGGAAAAGAAACGAGGCTGAAACACTGGGGCCATGGATGAGGAACTCCAAAGGGAGATgcacatttattcactcactcatttatctATTCACTCCTATACCAGATACATATTCAGTCTTTCATTTCAATTTTTAAACCGGTGTTCTTATATATGCACTGAACTCctacatttcattaaaaaaaaattgcacttcTGTCATATTTCACTATTTAGTATCAATGCAGTAGTGTAGCATTACTCATTTATAAAGGCATTATTCACTCTCTTTTTgatttttgtgttatatttgaATCATTAGCAGAATCAAATACTTTGCTAGGTATTATTTTgacaaataaaaccttttctgaTTGAATatcatttcatcatttcatcatgcttttttcttttaatcacttttcaattatttttctcCCAGATTCTCATTACTCGTAATCTTTGCATGAGTATACAATGCTTCAGACATATAAGTCTATCTGAAAAGCATTTGAAAGATTTGAAACCTTGGTTTATACTCCATAGCATTTCCTTCATTACAATGGATCATTTGAGTTTGTATTTTATCATATGCTTTGTTACttctattcaaataaaatttgctTGTCTTCAAGTTTTGAGTTCTCTTTGAATGACCTGaatttttttgctcttgttttCATTTATCCATGAGACATGGACACGTTCATTACATTATCACATTAGTGAATTAGGATTGGAAATTGTCGTGTCAGGTTTAATGTCACACCTAAAAACAAGTCATTCTAAAACTGGAGCTCTTTTCTCTCATTCACATTGCCTTTTGAAATTGCAGTTCAATTTCCCTAATAATGAAAGTGTTTTCTGTTGTTATGAAATAGTTCTTACATATtaagttttataaatatttacaaattgtaGGTGAGAGGGAAGGTGATCTCCAGATAAttaatctctgtgtgtgtgtgtgtgtgtgtgtgtgtgtgtgtgtgtgtgtgtgtgtgtgtgtgtgtatccagaGGGAGCTGTTTGACATGGAGCCATGGGAGAGACCAAGAGAAGAGTTTAAGCTGATCAGGAAACTGGGAGAAGGCCATTTTGGCGAGGTATGGGAAGCTGTATGGGCTACTAAGAACCAGAATGTGGCCATTAAAATGCTGAAACAAGGTGAGCTTATAAGaacaacacatttacacataatgCTGCTCTTCCTTTTACATGAtcattattttctatttgtCTGGTGTCTGATGTTTTGACTTGATGTTCTGAATTTCATTTgcaattatgattattattcatACATTTGCCGTTATTATAAATTTTGTACACaagtttgtgtacacctgaTCATTCATATGTGctgtttgaacatcccattccactttTAGTCTCCTTTTAGTCAATTTTagataacctctactcttctgggaagatgttcccctagattctggagtgtggttttgaagatttgtgctcatttatccTTTAGTAAAGTCATGGTTTAGTAATGTtaggttttagtaaagtcaggtactgatgtaggatgaggtgaggaggcctggggtgcagtcagcattccaattaatcccaaatctgtttgatagggttgaggtcagatctcaaGCAGGTCACaccaagatcttccacttcaccccatataaagcatattttaATAGAGCTTgtgttgtgcacaggggcactattatgctggaacaggtttgagtctcctagtttaagtgaatggaAGATTctatgtcaggtgtcccaatacttttttttatattgtgtattacATACGAAAAGAGCAGTTATAGTGATATACATAAATGTTGGATGGTTAAGGTTCgaccattcatccattcattctttcatttattaatcattCCTTTTATAAACCAGTTTATTATGGTCAGTACTGTGTTGGATATGTAGTGTATAACAGGAATGCTGGGTAAAAGGAAGGAATAAACCCTACACAGAATTTTCTGTGTCATCACTTATTTATATCTACAGCtaggaaaatgtttatttgacaGTCCTCCCATGGGAATGATTCAGGATGAAAACATGAAGGCAGGTCTGGCAAGGGTATTTCCAGGTCCTGGAGTCATGTTTTCCtttcttggctttttttttccttgatcAAAACATAAGCAATAGGAAAATCTCCGTACCGCTACATAAATTTGCTTGTTTCATTACTATAACAACCTTTGAGCTAAGGAATGTGTTGTGTATTCATATCTGTGCTACAGGGGCAGTGTTTGCTTAGAGGCTTTAGGATACTGATTGAAAGGTTTTTCCAAAGGAGGTTAAATCCTAAATCCAACAAATAGCTTTGTGGAACGTGAGTCTGGTATTTAGATGTTTTGGTCATGGAATTGACTTGAACTAGACAGTAGCCCTACTACTAAGCTGCCATTGTTCTACTACTAAGCTAATCCTGACAGTTTTAAACGGTTgccatttaaatctgtaaattgAAATCAACTAATCTGTTCCAGTACAATGGAGTCTACAGACACcataaaactgcatgttgttgtGATGTAAAAACCCATATAAATAATTTCAGAATGTTATGAGACTCTCAGTGTGGAGATACATggaatacaattaaaaaacaatcagAAAAAATAGTCTAAAAATAGTTTTACCATTTTGTAATCGGAGGTTTTGTTTACTAATAACATTCGGTTTAATTATTGTATAACCGtctttctgatttttttttcaaaccttcTTCCCTACAACTGCATGTATGTATCCGTGGTATAGAAAGAACTTACAAAGGCATGCATGTTATCTTACTTTGTTGGTTTCGATCTGGAACAGTCTATGAAAGAATTTTCTAAACAGAGAGATGTAGCAACCTCAATTATTACCTTTAAGGAGCTGCATGAGTACAGAATACTCTTTGCATATTACTCACATGTTTGGGCTGTAGGGCTGGAATGTTCTCACAAAAAACATCCGCTGTGAGCTAAATCATCTTGATTTAGCATCAGCATCTTGATTTGACACCGCTTATTTTTTCAGCAGGTAAAGGGAACCATGAATAGCTACAAATTCCTTTCAATTGTAGTTCacaaacttaattcttggagagccCGTGGTGTCTTTTCTAATCAGGGACGaatcacacatcacacagaATGGCACATATGTTCCTCTTCAGTTGAATGCAGATAACGgacaattatatatacagtgcacacTGGAAAAAAACTGAGTT from Silurus meridionalis isolate SWU-2019-XX chromosome 16, ASM1480568v1, whole genome shotgun sequence encodes the following:
- the srms gene encoding tyrosine-protein kinase Srms — translated: MEVCCRACMPCLSPLWNRIWPELRYPSVTPAAEIRTVSGELRVPQPKRRPAQLYAALYDFEARSEEELSVKEGDKLSVIEKRGNYVLAKKLTGSLESGLLPANYIAMLQDEFAKYKWYYGNINRQKAEKLLLAPQNKVGSFLVRISESHSDEYTISARSETTVFHFRIHRSSVGAYFVSDKISFATLDELIRYYQNNPRSLGCPLDQPCVQQRELFDMEPWERPREEFKLIRKLGEGHFGEVWEAVWATKNQNVAIKMLKQEDTKLDEFVKEVHALKNLHHPKLIQLLALCTRGEPVYIITELMANGSLKSYLATPEGQVLTSAHLIYMAGQVAEGMAYLEDRHIVHRDLAARNILVGSDLECKVADFGLARIIKDSVYTASRNTKIPVRWTAPEAALHQRFSVKSDVWSFGVLLYEIMSRGKMPYEGKTNKEVLDILASGYRLPCPSRCPPNIYRMMMECWAAESSKRPSFHALHSQLDNIYSRIYYKTIEV